From the Streptomyces sp. KMM 9044 genome, one window contains:
- the rplM gene encoding 50S ribosomal protein L13 encodes MRTYSPKPGDVTRQWHVIDAQDVVLGRLATTAASILRGKHKPIYAPHVDTGDFVVIINADKVHLSGNKRTQKMAYRHSGYPGGLRSVRYDELLAKNPEKAVEKAVKGMLPKNTLGRQMLSKLKVYSGDQHPHAAQQPVPFEITQVAQ; translated from the coding sequence GTGCGTACGTACAGCCCCAAGCCCGGCGATGTGACGCGCCAGTGGCACGTCATCGACGCTCAGGACGTCGTCCTGGGTCGTCTGGCCACCACTGCGGCCTCCATCCTGCGCGGCAAGCACAAGCCGATCTACGCCCCGCACGTCGACACCGGTGACTTCGTCGTCATCATCAACGCCGACAAGGTGCACCTCTCCGGCAACAAGCGGACCCAGAAGATGGCGTACCGCCACTCGGGCTACCCGGGTGGTCTGCGCTCCGTCCGCTACGACGAGCTGCTGGCGAAGAACCCCGAGAAGGCCGTCGAGAAGGCCGTCAAGGGCATGCTCCCCAAGAACACCCTGGGCCGTCAGATGCTGTCGAAGCTGAAGGTCTACTCGGGCGACCAGCACCCGCACGCTGCGCAGCAGCCGGTGCCGTTCGAGATCACCCAGGTCGCGCAGTAA
- the truA gene encoding tRNA pseudouridine(38-40) synthase TruA yields MSDEAQPGHVRIRLDLSYDGAGFSGWATQAGGRRTVQGEIEDALRTVTRSGETTYELTVAGRTDAGVHARGQVAHVDLPSELWEQHREKLIKRLAGRLARDVRVWSLTEAPAGFNARFSAIWRRYAYRVTDHPGGVDPLLRGHVLWHDWPLDVDAMNEAAGGLLGEHDFAAYCKRREGATTIRTLQELSLARDADGVITATVRADAFCHNMVRSLIGALLFVGDGHRAPDWPGKVLAAGVRDSAVHVVRPHGLTLEEVGYPSDDLLAARSKEARNKRSLPAPPARCC; encoded by the coding sequence GTGAGTGACGAAGCGCAGCCCGGACACGTCCGTATCCGTCTCGATCTCTCCTACGACGGGGCCGGGTTCTCCGGCTGGGCCACGCAGGCTGGGGGCCGGCGGACCGTCCAGGGGGAGATCGAGGACGCCCTGCGGACCGTCACGCGGTCCGGGGAGACGACGTACGAGCTGACCGTGGCGGGACGGACCGACGCCGGCGTGCACGCCCGCGGCCAGGTGGCCCATGTCGACCTCCCGTCCGAACTGTGGGAGCAGCACCGCGAGAAGCTGATCAAGCGGCTCGCGGGACGGTTGGCGCGCGATGTGCGGGTCTGGTCCCTCACCGAGGCCCCCGCGGGGTTCAACGCCCGCTTCTCCGCGATCTGGAGGCGTTACGCGTACCGCGTCACCGACCACCCCGGAGGGGTGGACCCGTTGCTGCGGGGCCATGTGCTCTGGCACGACTGGCCCCTCGACGTCGACGCCATGAACGAGGCGGCGGGGGGACTTCTGGGGGAGCACGACTTCGCCGCGTACTGCAAGCGGCGGGAGGGTGCGACGACGATCCGTACGCTCCAGGAGCTGAGCCTGGCGCGCGACGCGGACGGGGTGATCACGGCGACGGTCCGGGCCGACGCCTTCTGCCACAACATGGTGCGCTCGCTGATCGGGGCGCTGCTGTTCGTCGGCGACGGCCACCGCGCGCCCGACTGGCCGGGCAAGGTGCTGGCGGCGGGTGTACGGGACTCCGCGGTGCACGTCGTGCGCCCGCACGGGCTGACCCTGGAGGAGGTCGGCTATCCGTCCGACGACCTCCTGGCCGCCCGCTCCAAGGAGGCCCGCAACAAGCGCTCGCTGCCGGCGCCGCCGGCCCGGTGCTGCTGA
- a CDS encoding DNA-directed RNA polymerase subunit alpha — protein MLIAQRPSLTEEVVDEFRSRFVIEPLEPGFGYTLGNSLRRTLLSSIPGAAVTSIRIDGVLHEFTTVPGVKEDVTDLILNIKQLVVSSEHDEPVVMYLRKQGPGQVTAADIAPPAGVEVHNPDLVLATLNGKGKLEMELTVERGRGYVSAVQNKQVGQEIGRIPVDSIYSPVLKVTYKVEATRVEQRTDFDKLIVDVETKQAMRPRDAMASAGKTLVELFGLARELNIDAEGIDMGPSPTDAALAADLALPIEELELTVRSYNCLKREGIHSVGELVARSEADLLDIRNFGAKSIDEVKAKLAGMSLALKDSPPGFDPTAAADAFGADDDADAGFVETEQY, from the coding sequence ATGCTGATCGCTCAGCGTCCCTCGTTGACCGAAGAGGTCGTCGACGAGTTCCGCTCCCGGTTCGTGATCGAGCCGCTGGAGCCGGGCTTCGGCTACACCCTCGGCAACTCCCTCCGCCGTACCCTCCTGTCGTCGATCCCCGGCGCTGCTGTCACCAGCATCCGCATCGACGGCGTCCTGCACGAGTTCACCACCGTGCCGGGCGTCAAGGAGGACGTCACCGACCTGATCCTCAACATCAAGCAGCTGGTCGTCTCCTCCGAGCACGACGAGCCCGTGGTGATGTACCTGCGCAAGCAGGGCCCGGGCCAGGTCACCGCCGCCGACATCGCGCCCCCGGCCGGTGTCGAGGTGCACAACCCCGACCTCGTCCTCGCCACGCTCAACGGCAAGGGCAAGCTGGAGATGGAGCTGACCGTCGAGCGCGGCCGCGGCTACGTCTCCGCCGTGCAGAATAAGCAGGTGGGCCAGGAGATCGGCCGTATCCCGGTCGACTCCATCTACAGTCCCGTGCTGAAGGTCACGTACAAGGTCGAGGCGACCCGTGTCGAGCAGCGCACCGACTTCGACAAGCTGATCGTCGACGTCGAGACCAAGCAGGCCATGCGGCCGCGTGACGCCATGGCGTCGGCCGGAAAGACCCTGGTCGAGCTGTTCGGTCTGGCCCGCGAGCTCAACATCGACGCCGAGGGCATCGACATGGGCCCGTCCCCGACGGACGCCGCTCTCGCCGCCGATCTGGCCCTGCCGATCGAGGAGCTCGAGCTCACCGTCCGCTCGTACAACTGCCTCAAGCGTGAGGGCATCCACTCCGTGGGTGAGCTCGTCGCCCGCTCCGAGGCCGACCTCCTCGACATCCGCAACTTCGGTGCGAAGTCGATCGACGAGGTCAAGGCGAAGCTGGCCGGTATGAGCCTGGCTCTGAAGGACAGCCCGCCCGGATTCGACCCGACCGCTGCCGCGGACGCCTTCGGGGCGGACGACGACGCGGACGCGGGCTTCGTCGAGACCGAGCAGTACTGA
- a CDS encoding group II intron maturase-specific domain-containing protein, with product MLGSVTVVVGQRLKLKVNRDRSTVVPASRVTMLGFGFYFVRGGEVGIRVGPKALARWKVRIKERTSRRWSIAVEERIARINRFTTGWMGCFQLADTPGVFQGLDKWLHRRMRQIRWKEWKRHATRRRDLRALGIGERSARERAVGSKGYWRTAGPVVLQRALPNSHGEDPGLRMLKPTWQRVRSA from the coding sequence GTGCTCGGCTCGGTCACGGTCGTGGTCGGGCAGCGGTTGAAACTGAAGGTCAACCGGGACAGGTCGACGGTGGTCCCAGCTTCTCGTGTGACGATGCTGGGGTTCGGCTTCTACTTCGTCCGGGGCGGGGAGGTCGGGATCCGGGTCGGCCCGAAGGCGCTCGCGCGCTGGAAGGTACGGATCAAGGAACGGACGTCTCGCCGGTGGAGTATCGCGGTGGAGGAACGCATCGCGAGGATCAACCGCTTCACCACTGGCTGGATGGGCTGCTTCCAGCTCGCGGACACTCCCGGGGTGTTCCAGGGGCTGGACAAGTGGCTCCACCGCAGGATGCGGCAGATCCGCTGGAAGGAATGGAAACGGCACGCGACCAGACGTCGTGACCTGCGGGCGCTCGGGATCGGTGAGCGTTCCGCTCGGGAACGGGCGGTCGGCAGCAAGGGCTACTGGCGGACCGCGGGACCGGTGGTCCTCCAGCGGGCGCTGCCCAACTCTCACGGGGAGGATCCTGGTCTGCGCATGCTCAAGCCGACCTGGCAACGGGTGAGGTCAGCTTGA
- the rplQ gene encoding 50S ribosomal protein L17, with amino-acid sequence MPKPTKGARMGGSAAHEKLLLANLAKSLFEHGRITTTEAKARKLRPYAERLVTKAKKGDLHNRRQVLQVITDKSIVHTLFTEIGPRYENRPGGYTRITKIGNRRGDNAPMAVIELVEALTVAQEATGEAEAATKRAVKEDALTKDEAAEAKPEDAKADLAKDEAAEAKPEDAKADLAKDEAAEAKPEDAKADLAKDEAAEAPAEDAKDA; translated from the coding sequence ATGCCGAAGCCCACCAAGGGTGCCCGTATGGGCGGCAGCGCCGCGCACGAGAAGCTGCTCCTCGCGAACCTCGCGAAGTCGCTCTTCGAGCACGGCCGGATCACCACCACCGAGGCGAAGGCGCGCAAGCTGCGTCCGTACGCCGAGCGTCTGGTCACCAAGGCGAAGAAGGGCGACCTTCACAACCGCCGCCAGGTGCTCCAGGTCATCACGGACAAGAGCATCGTGCACACGCTCTTCACCGAGATCGGCCCGCGGTACGAGAACCGGCCGGGTGGCTACACCCGCATCACCAAGATCGGTAACCGCCGTGGCGACAACGCGCCCATGGCCGTCATCGAGCTGGTCGAGGCCCTGACGGTCGCCCAGGAGGCCACCGGTGAGGCCGAGGCCGCGACCAAGCGCGCGGTCAAGGAAGACGCCCTCACGAAGGACGAGGCCGCTGAGGCCAAGCCCGAGGACGCCAAGGCCGACCTGGCCAAGGACGAGGCCGCTGAGGCCAAGCCCGAGGACGCCAAGGCCGACCTGGCCAAGGACGAGGCCGCTGAGGCCAAGCCCGAGGACGCCAAGGCCGACCTGGCCAAGGACGAGGCCGCCGAGGCCCCGGCCGAGGACGCCAAGGACGCCTGA
- the rpsM gene encoding 30S ribosomal protein S13 — protein MARVSGVDIPREKRVEIALTYVFGIGRTLSQQTLAAVGVDPNTRVRDLSEEQLVAIREFVDNNIKTEGDLRREIQADIRRKVEIGTYQGLRHRRGLPVRGQRTSTNARTRKGPRRAIAGKKKPGKK, from the coding sequence ATGGCACGCGTTTCCGGTGTTGACATCCCGCGCGAAAAGCGCGTGGAGATCGCCCTCACCTATGTGTTCGGCATCGGCCGGACCCTTTCGCAGCAGACGCTGGCCGCTGTCGGCGTCGACCCGAACACCCGCGTTCGCGACCTCTCCGAAGAGCAGCTCGTCGCGATCCGCGAGTTCGTCGACAACAACATCAAGACCGAGGGTGACCTCCGTCGCGAGATCCAGGCCGACATCCGCCGCAAGGTCGAGATCGGTACCTACCAGGGTCTGCGTCACCGTCGCGGTCTGCCCGTCCGCGGTCAGCGCACCAGCACCAACGCGCGTACCCGCAAGGGCCCGCGTCGCGCCATCGCCGGCAAGAAGAAGCCGGGCAAGAAGTAG
- the glmM gene encoding phosphoglucosamine mutase: MGRLFGTDGVRGVANVDLTAEMALGLSVAAAHVLAEAGTFEGHRPTAVVGRDPRASGEFLEAAVVAGLASAGVDVLRVGVLPTPAVAHLTGALGADLGVMLSASHNAMPDNGIKFFARGGHKLADELEDRIGSVYEEHRTGAPWDRPTGAGVGRVRDHEEGLDTYVAHLVGVLPNRLDGLRIVLDEAHGAASRVSPEAFARAGAEVVTIGAQPDGLNINDGCGSTHMEKLKAAVVEHGAALGIAHDGDADRCLAVDHTGEEVDGDQILAVLALAMRERSALRSDTVVATVMSNLGFKLAMEREGIHFVQTAVGDRYVLEQMKQRGYALGGEQSGHVIVLDHATTGDGTLTGLLLAARVAETGRSLRELASVMERLPQVLINVPDVDRARVKTSGELAAAVTEAERELGGTGRVLLRPSGTEPLVRVMVEAADIDQARSVAERLADVVKSALG; this comes from the coding sequence GTGGGACGACTCTTCGGCACGGACGGCGTGCGCGGTGTCGCCAACGTGGACCTGACGGCCGAGATGGCGCTGGGCCTCTCCGTGGCCGCCGCGCACGTACTGGCCGAGGCGGGCACGTTCGAGGGGCATCGGCCGACCGCTGTGGTCGGGCGTGATCCGCGGGCGTCCGGGGAGTTCCTGGAGGCCGCGGTGGTCGCCGGGCTGGCCAGCGCCGGCGTGGACGTGCTGCGGGTCGGCGTGCTGCCGACGCCCGCCGTGGCGCATCTGACCGGGGCGCTCGGCGCCGATCTCGGTGTGATGCTGTCCGCGAGCCACAACGCCATGCCCGACAACGGCATCAAGTTCTTCGCGCGCGGTGGACACAAGCTCGCCGACGAGCTGGAGGACCGGATCGGGTCCGTCTACGAGGAGCACCGCACCGGCGCCCCCTGGGACCGCCCGACCGGCGCGGGCGTGGGCCGCGTGCGGGACCACGAGGAGGGGCTCGACACGTACGTCGCCCACCTCGTCGGCGTGCTGCCGAACCGGCTGGACGGCCTGCGGATCGTCCTCGACGAGGCGCACGGCGCCGCCTCCCGGGTCTCGCCGGAGGCGTTCGCGCGGGCCGGGGCCGAGGTCGTCACCATCGGCGCCCAGCCGGACGGGCTCAACATCAACGACGGCTGCGGCTCGACCCACATGGAGAAGCTGAAGGCCGCGGTCGTCGAGCACGGGGCCGCCCTCGGTATCGCGCACGACGGCGACGCCGACCGCTGTCTGGCGGTCGACCACACCGGTGAAGAGGTGGACGGGGACCAGATCCTCGCCGTGCTCGCGCTGGCGATGCGGGAGCGTTCCGCACTGCGCTCCGACACCGTCGTCGCGACCGTGATGTCCAACCTCGGGTTCAAGCTCGCCATGGAGCGCGAGGGCATCCACTTCGTGCAGACCGCGGTCGGCGACCGGTACGTCCTGGAGCAGATGAAGCAGCGGGGCTACGCCCTCGGCGGCGAGCAGTCCGGCCACGTCATCGTCCTCGACCACGCCACGACCGGCGACGGCACGCTCACCGGCCTGCTGCTCGCCGCGCGCGTCGCCGAGACCGGGCGTTCGCTGCGCGAGCTGGCGTCGGTGATGGAGAGGCTGCCGCAGGTGCTCATCAACGTGCCCGACGTGGACAGGGCCCGGGTGAAGACCTCCGGGGAACTCGCGGCGGCGGTGACGGAGGCCGAGCGCGAGCTGGGCGGGACCGGCCGCGTGCTGCTGCGCCCCTCGGGCACCGAGCCGCTGGTCCGCGTGATGGTGGAGGCCGCCGACATCGACCAGGCCCGCTCGGTCGCGGAGCGCCTGGCGGACGTGGTCAAGTCGGCACTGGGCTGA
- the rpsI gene encoding 30S ribosomal protein S9 has translation MAETTAEQPLEETDIDSYTTESEVPVEGEYTSESMASRFGDPQPAAGLGRRKNAIARVRIVPGTGKWKINGRTLEDYFPNKVHQQEVNEPFKVLELEGRYDVIARIAGGGVSGQAGALRLGVARALNEADVDNNRGALKKAGFLRRDDRAVERKKAGLKKARKAPQYSKR, from the coding sequence GTGGCCGAGACCACTGCCGAGCAGCCGCTCGAAGAGACCGACATCGACAGCTACACCACCGAGTCCGAGGTGCCCGTCGAGGGCGAGTACACCTCGGAGTCCATGGCCTCCCGCTTCGGCGACCCGCAGCCGGCCGCCGGCCTGGGCCGTCGCAAGAACGCCATCGCCCGCGTCCGGATCGTCCCGGGCACCGGCAAGTGGAAGATCAACGGTCGCACTCTCGAGGACTACTTCCCGAACAAGGTGCACCAGCAGGAAGTCAACGAGCCCTTCAAGGTGCTCGAGCTCGAGGGCCGCTACGACGTCATCGCCCGCATCGCGGGTGGCGGTGTCTCCGGTCAGGCCGGTGCGCTCCGTCTCGGTGTCGCCCGCGCGCTGAACGAGGCGGACGTCGACAACAACCGCGGCGCGCTCAAGAAGGCCGGTTTCCTCCGCCGCGACGACCGCGCGGTCGAGCGCAAGAAGGCCGGTCTGAAGAAGGCCCGCAAGGCCCCGCAGTACAGCAAGCGCTGA
- the infA gene encoding translation initiation factor IF-1: protein MAKKQGAIEIEGTVVESLPNAMFKVELQNGHQVLAHISGKMRMHYIRILPDDRVVVELSPYDLTRGRIVYRYK from the coding sequence GTGGCCAAGAAGCAAGGTGCCATCGAGATCGAGGGCACTGTCGTCGAGTCTCTTCCGAACGCCATGTTCAAGGTCGAGCTCCAGAACGGCCACCAGGTCCTGGCGCACATCAGCGGCAAGATGCGTATGCACTACATCCGTATCCTCCCTGACGACCGGGTCGTGGTGGAGCTCTCTCCGTACGACCTGACGCGTGGCCGGATCGTCTACCGGTACAAGTGA
- the rpmJ gene encoding 50S ribosomal protein L36, with amino-acid sequence MKVKPSVKKICDKCRVIRRHGRVMVICDNPRHKQRQG; translated from the coding sequence ATGAAGGTCAAGCCGAGCGTCAAGAAGATCTGCGACAAGTGCAGGGTGATCCGCCGTCACGGCCGGGTCATGGTCATCTGCGACAACCCGCGCCACAAGCAGCGCCAGGGCTGA
- the coaA gene encoding type I pantothenate kinase: MISPVSSTSRSAHRQRPEATPYLDLTRAEWSALRHKTPLPLSADEVERLRGLGDVIDLDEVRDIYLPLSRLLNLYVGATDGLRGALNTFLGEQGSQSGTPFVIGVAGSVAVGKSTVARLLQALLSRWPEHPRVELVTTDGFLLPTAELQARGLMSRKGFPESYDRRALTRFVADIKAGKDEVTAPVYSHLIYDIVPGERLTVRRPDILIVEGLNVLQPALPGKDGRTRVGLADYFDFSVYVDARTEDIERWYLNRFRKLRATAFQDPSSYFRKYTQVSEEESLDYAGTMWRTINRPNLVENIAPTRGRATLVLRKGPDHTVQRLSLRKL; encoded by the coding sequence GTGATCTCTCCGGTCTCCTCGACGTCCCGGAGCGCCCACCGGCAGCGGCCGGAGGCGACTCCCTACCTCGACCTCACCCGCGCGGAATGGAGCGCGCTGCGCCACAAGACGCCGCTGCCGCTGTCCGCCGACGAGGTGGAGCGGCTGCGCGGGCTCGGTGACGTCATCGACCTCGACGAGGTGCGGGACATCTACCTGCCGCTGTCCCGGCTGCTCAACCTCTACGTCGGCGCCACCGACGGGCTCCGCGGCGCGTTGAACACCTTCCTCGGCGAGCAGGGTTCCCAGTCCGGCACACCCTTCGTCATAGGGGTCGCCGGTTCCGTCGCCGTCGGGAAGTCCACGGTCGCCCGGCTGCTCCAGGCCCTGCTCTCGCGCTGGCCCGAGCACCCGCGCGTCGAACTGGTCACCACGGACGGCTTCCTGCTGCCCACCGCGGAGCTCCAGGCGCGCGGCCTGATGTCGAGGAAGGGGTTCCCCGAGTCGTACGACCGCCGCGCGCTCACCCGTTTCGTCGCCGACATCAAGGCCGGCAAGGACGAGGTGACGGCCCCGGTCTACTCCCACCTCATCTACGACATCGTCCCGGGCGAACGGCTCACCGTGCGCCGCCCCGACATCCTGATCGTCGAGGGGCTCAACGTCCTGCAGCCCGCGCTCCCCGGCAAGGACGGGCGCACCCGGGTCGGGCTCGCCGACTACTTCGACTTCAGCGTGTACGTGGACGCCCGCACCGAGGACATCGAGCGCTGGTACCTCAACCGCTTCCGCAAGCTGCGCGCGACCGCCTTCCAGGACCCCTCCTCGTACTTCCGCAAGTACACCCAGGTCTCGGAGGAGGAGTCCCTCGACTACGCCGGCACGATGTGGCGGACGATCAACCGGCCCAACCTGGTGGAGAACATCGCCCCCACCCGCGGCCGGGCCACCCTGGTCCTGCGCAAGGGCCCGGACCACACGGTCCAGCGCCTCAGCCTGCGCAAACTCTGA
- the map gene encoding type I methionyl aminopeptidase has protein sequence MVQIKTPEQIAKMREAGLVVAAMHAATREAAVPGATTKDLDQVARKVLAEHNAKPNFLGYGGFPATICTSANEVVVHGIPSDAVVLKDGDIISIDCGAIIDGWHGDAAYTAFVGSGHAPELVELSRVTEESMWAGIAAMKPGNRLVDVSRAIETYIRRQPKPGGGRYGIIEDYGGHGIGTEMHMDPHLLNYVDRRRGKGPKLVPGFCLAIEPMVALGTAKTRVLEDDWTVITTDGTWSSHWEHSVALTEEGPLVLTAPDGGKTKLAEYGITAAPDPLV, from the coding sequence ATGGTGCAGATCAAGACCCCCGAGCAGATCGCCAAGATGCGTGAGGCGGGGCTGGTGGTCGCTGCCATGCACGCGGCCACCCGCGAAGCGGCCGTGCCCGGGGCCACGACGAAGGACCTGGACCAGGTCGCCCGCAAGGTGCTCGCAGAGCACAACGCGAAGCCGAACTTCCTGGGCTACGGCGGCTTCCCCGCGACGATCTGCACCTCTGCCAACGAGGTCGTCGTCCACGGCATCCCCTCCGACGCCGTCGTCCTCAAGGACGGCGACATCATCTCCATCGACTGCGGCGCCATCATCGACGGCTGGCACGGCGACGCGGCCTACACGGCCTTCGTCGGGTCGGGGCACGCGCCGGAGCTGGTCGAGCTGTCCCGGGTGACCGAGGAGTCGATGTGGGCCGGCATCGCGGCCATGAAGCCCGGCAACCGGCTGGTCGACGTCTCCCGCGCCATCGAGACCTACATCCGCCGGCAGCCGAAGCCGGGCGGCGGACGTTACGGGATCATCGAGGACTACGGCGGCCACGGCATCGGTACCGAGATGCACATGGACCCGCACCTGCTGAACTACGTCGACCGCCGCCGGGGCAAGGGGCCCAAGCTGGTCCCGGGCTTCTGCCTCGCCATCGAGCCGATGGTCGCGCTGGGCACCGCGAAGACGCGGGTGCTGGAGGACGACTGGACCGTGATCACGACGGACGGGACCTGGTCCTCGCACTGGGAGCACTCGGTCGCGCTGACGGAGGAGGGTCCGCTGGTGCTGACCGCTCCGGACGGCGGGAAGACGAAGCTCGCCGAGTACGGGATCACGGCGGCTCCGGATCCGCTCGTCTGA
- a CDS encoding polysaccharide pyruvyl transferase family protein: MKRILIRSGKSPLRVATPTEFIHQDLIGTNTGNLLFSDSAHKMLSAPDTEVVSNGIRTDPSARRAAEINGRYDAFVVPLANAFRPSFQASLDRLATLVEQLTVPVVVFGVGAQTGADYDTGELKPIEASVRRFVSAVLDRSASIGVRGELTARYLTDLGFPADRVDIIGCPSMFLYGDTFPAVRAVELTAASRIAVNLSPDAVPVGDIAGLARTAWERYPHLLYYAQNLVDAELLLWGDLTPETGVEDPFPLQLSHDLLRENKVRMPLDPATWIDELRGHDFAYGTRIHGNIAALLAGTPSVVLTHDSRTLELCRYFDIPHVPIDALSADTDPRDLYESADYSAMTKYHGERFERIITFLDRNDLRNTYSHGDGGAAFDARLAALDLPASMPVWDGSDDGHTRYRVSRLRERIAVANTRIDKRVREDKELRARLAAAEERADENSLRLATAQKELAVTRKRLAALERRIGGIEKRAMVRIGPAVRRRVRRLSKPGERG, translated from the coding sequence GTGAAGCGCATCCTGATCCGTTCCGGGAAGAGCCCGCTCCGCGTGGCCACGCCGACGGAGTTCATCCACCAGGATCTGATCGGGACCAACACGGGCAATCTGCTCTTCAGCGACTCGGCCCACAAGATGCTGTCCGCGCCGGACACCGAGGTCGTCTCGAACGGCATCCGCACCGACCCGTCCGCCCGGCGCGCGGCCGAGATCAACGGACGGTACGACGCCTTCGTCGTGCCGCTCGCGAACGCCTTCCGCCCCTCCTTCCAGGCGTCCCTGGACCGGCTGGCGACCCTGGTGGAGCAGCTCACCGTCCCCGTGGTCGTCTTCGGTGTGGGCGCCCAGACCGGGGCCGACTACGACACCGGGGAGCTGAAACCGATCGAGGCGTCGGTGAGACGTTTCGTCTCCGCCGTCCTGGACCGGTCCGCGTCGATCGGTGTCCGCGGCGAGCTCACCGCCCGCTACCTCACCGACCTGGGGTTCCCCGCAGACCGCGTCGACATCATCGGCTGTCCCTCCATGTTCTTGTACGGGGACACCTTCCCGGCCGTCCGAGCCGTCGAGCTGACCGCGGCCTCGCGCATCGCCGTCAACCTCTCCCCTGACGCCGTACCGGTGGGGGACATCGCCGGTCTGGCCCGTACCGCCTGGGAGCGGTACCCCCACCTGCTCTACTACGCGCAGAACCTCGTCGACGCGGAACTGCTGCTCTGGGGCGACCTCACGCCGGAGACCGGCGTCGAGGACCCCTTCCCGCTCCAGCTCAGCCACGATCTGCTGCGGGAGAACAAGGTGCGCATGCCGCTGGACCCGGCGACCTGGATCGACGAGCTGCGCGGCCACGACTTCGCCTACGGCACCCGGATCCACGGCAACATCGCCGCCCTGCTGGCCGGTACGCCGAGCGTCGTGCTCACCCACGACTCGCGGACCCTCGAACTGTGCCGTTACTTCGACATCCCGCACGTCCCGATCGACGCGCTGTCCGCGGACACCGACCCGCGTGACCTGTACGAGTCCGCCGACTACTCGGCGATGACCAAGTACCACGGTGAACGGTTCGAGCGGATCATCACCTTCCTCGACCGCAACGACCTGCGGAACACCTACTCCCACGGCGACGGCGGCGCCGCGTTCGACGCCCGGCTCGCCGCCCTGGATTTGCCCGCGTCGATGCCGGTCTGGGACGGCTCGGACGACGGCCACACGCGCTACCGGGTCAGCCGGCTGCGGGAGCGGATCGCCGTCGCCAACACCCGGATCGACAAGCGCGTCCGGGAGGACAAGGAACTGCGCGCCCGGCTGGCCGCCGCCGAGGAACGGGCGGACGAGAACAGTCTGCGGCTCGCCACCGCGCAGAAGGAACTGGCGGTCACCCGCAAACGCCTCGCAGCCCTGGAGCGGCGTATCGGCGGCATCGAGAAGCGCGCCATGGTCCGGATCGGCCCCGCGGTCCGCCGCCGGGTGCGCCGCCTCTCCAAGCCCGGCGAGAGGGGCTGA
- the rpsK gene encoding 30S ribosomal protein S11 — MPPKGRQGAAKKVRRKEKKNVAHGHAHIKSTFNNTIVSITDPSGNVISWASAGHVGFKGSRKSTPFAAQMAAESAARRAQEHGMRKVDVFVKGPGSGRETAIRSLQATGLEVGSIQDVTPTPHNGCRPPKRRRV, encoded by the coding sequence ATGCCCCCCAAGGGACGTCAGGGCGCTGCCAAGAAGGTGCGCCGCAAGGAAAAGAAGAACGTCGCTCACGGCCACGCGCACATCAAGAGCACGTTCAACAACACGATCGTCTCCATCACGGACCCGTCGGGCAACGTGATCTCCTGGGCCTCCGCCGGCCACGTCGGCTTCAAGGGTTCCCGGAAGTCCACGCCGTTCGCCGCGCAGATGGCCGCCGAGTCGGCCGCCCGCCGCGCTCAGGAGCACGGCATGCGCAAGGTCGACGTGTTCGTCAAGGGTCCGGGTTCCGGTCGCGAGACCGCCATCCGTTCGCTCCAGGCGACCGGTCTCGAGGTCGGCTCCATCCAGGACGTCACCCCGACCCCGCACAACGGCTGCCGCCCGCCGAAGCGTCGCCGCGTCTGA